In a single window of the Aridibaculum aurantiacum genome:
- a CDS encoding response regulator transcription factor, which yields MTILIIEDDPTLGNNIKEALEAEDLQAELVFDGQLADRMLRKNNYDCVIMDVNLPGKTGFDLCRDFRTINGHTPVLMITAFSELDDKVRGFGCGADDYLTKPFFMRELLLRVHALLKRARFKSSGGNGDNKIYAADISIDPAKKQVYRQGTEISLTPREYQILERLCENHGEVVPKQELIREIWGTSVDVNTNTIEVYINFLRNKVDKPFGKNTIKTKVGYGYYLDTE from the coding sequence ATGACAATACTGATAATTGAGGATGATCCTACATTGGGCAACAACATAAAAGAAGCACTGGAGGCGGAAGACCTGCAGGCAGAACTGGTATTTGACGGTCAGCTTGCTGACAGGATGTTGCGCAAGAATAATTACGACTGCGTGATAATGGATGTAAACCTTCCCGGCAAGACTGGCTTCGACCTGTGCCGCGACTTTCGCACCATCAATGGACACACACCCGTGCTGATGATAACAGCCTTCAGTGAACTGGATGATAAGGTGAGGGGTTTTGGCTGCGGTGCCGACGACTATCTTACCAAGCCTTTTTTCATGCGCGAACTGCTGCTGCGCGTACACGCCCTGCTGAAGCGTGCAAGGTTTAAGAGCAGTGGAGGTAACGGCGATAACAAGATCTATGCTGCTGATATATCCATTGATCCTGCAAAGAAGCAAGTGTACCGCCAAGGAACAGAGATAAGCCTGACGCCACGCGAATACCAGATACTGGAGCGCCTTTGCGAAAATCATGGAGAGGTGGTGCCAAAGCAAGAACTGATACGGGAAATATGGGGCACTTCAGTAGATGTGAACACCAACACCATTGAAGTTTACATCAACTTTTTGCGCAATAAGGTAGATAAGCCATTCGGCAAAAACACCATCAAAACCAAGGTCGGGTACGGCTACTACCTCGATACAGAATGA
- a CDS encoding sensor histidine kinase has product MKIRSKILVNFSITVLAITALSLCLIYFLYAANREEEFQQRQKEKIEITISLLRQYKDMSESLTGIMDQLTINDFYDEKMLVFDQNKTLIYASVDDLPINNYTQLLSKLSPANHWVETREGKYDVVAIYIQSGSRSFYAISKAYDAYGFAKLNFLRNTMLIIFVVTVLVVLAVSFLLARKISQPLADLTKRLSDFKPGEEQVEMGTQTNTYEIHYLNQKFNELMLRTNEAFLFQKHSIHHISHELKTPLAVLVSELEKLKNVTDIELVRQQLENQVAKAKSLGSMINVLLEIAKMESGQTIPSQSIRVDELIFDVIDELVSVYPHFNFDVQYQPEEFDFERLTITGNEMLIRQVFLNLLTNSINYSDNNNAQLVINCSSSSTVTISIMNTGQPVSKDEEPFLFGRFFRGKNSKGKMGFGLGLILSKKIVDHYAGKIEYHNPAANENIFRVQLPLS; this is encoded by the coding sequence ATGAAGATACGCAGCAAGATCCTCGTCAACTTTTCTATCACTGTTTTAGCCATTACAGCACTCTCTTTGTGCCTGATCTATTTCTTGTATGCAGCCAACCGCGAAGAAGAATTTCAGCAGCGGCAGAAAGAAAAAATTGAAATAACCATCAGCCTGCTGCGGCAATACAAGGACATGAGTGAAAGCCTTACCGGCATAATGGACCAGCTTACCATCAACGACTTTTACGATGAGAAGATGCTGGTATTCGACCAAAACAAAACGCTGATTTATGCCAGTGTTGATGATCTTCCTATTAACAACTATACGCAGCTACTGAGTAAGCTTTCGCCTGCTAATCATTGGGTAGAAACAAGGGAAGGTAAATATGATGTAGTAGCCATTTATATCCAGAGTGGCAGCAGGAGCTTTTATGCTATCAGCAAGGCATACGATGCGTATGGCTTTGCCAAGCTCAACTTCCTTCGCAATACCATGCTCATCATTTTCGTGGTGACGGTACTGGTAGTGCTGGCTGTCTCATTTCTTCTTGCGCGAAAGATATCTCAACCACTGGCTGATCTTACAAAGCGGCTGAGTGACTTTAAACCTGGAGAAGAACAGGTGGAAATGGGAACGCAAACCAACACGTACGAGATCCATTACCTGAACCAGAAATTCAATGAGCTGATGCTGCGAACCAATGAAGCTTTCTTGTTTCAGAAGCATAGCATCCACCATATCTCGCACGAGCTAAAGACACCGCTGGCTGTTCTTGTTTCGGAGTTAGAAAAACTAAAGAATGTAACAGACATCGAACTGGTGCGGCAGCAACTTGAAAACCAGGTAGCAAAAGCCAAGTCGCTGGGCAGTATGATAAACGTACTGCTGGAGATTGCGAAAATGGAATCAGGACAGACAATCCCATCACAGAGCATACGCGTAGATGAACTGATATTTGATGTGATAGACGAACTGGTGAGTGTATACCCGCATTTCAATTTTGATGTGCAATACCAACCAGAGGAATTTGATTTTGAACGATTGACCATAACGGGCAACGAAATGCTGATCCGCCAGGTCTTCCTCAACCTGCTAACCAATAGCATCAACTATTCTGATAACAACAATGCGCAGTTGGTAATCAACTGCTCCTCATCCAGCACCGTTACTATCTCAATAATGAATACAGGCCAGCCGGTAAGTAAGGATGAAGAGCCTTTTCTGTTTGGGCGCTTCTTTCGTGGCAAAAACAGCAAAGGCAAAATGGGGTTTGGTCTTGGATTGATCTTGAGTAAAAAGATAGTAGATCATTATGCAGGAAAAATCGAGTATCACAATCCTGCTGCTAACGAAAATATCTTCAGGGTTCAGCTGCCCTTAAGTTGA
- a CDS encoding TolC family protein: protein MRRIFYSFLFLLSPLFFSVATAQQDTLRLTRVQCEAIFLKQNLQLMADRLSIPHAEAMVLQAGLWPNPNVSIDEVNLWATQKQVQVFGEGLKGLGNSNFGRNQQISVSVEQLVFTAGKRKKLVALEQVGVEQSKQYFEELLRNLKLELRQQLTTMQYLQLNRGIYENQLQSVKQLTAAYQRQVQRGNIPRGEHTRLKALELELAKNANDLSQQIYAAQKELKLLLHLDPTTTLEILPAGFERDLKGFDQLSLHQLVLATKDHRPDLKLAQLDKDYSSRLYDYERAMRVPDLTLKGGYDRGGNFMYNFIGFGVSLDLPFTNRNQGNIKAAQIGLQQANLRQQLMVQTVEQEAVLAWQNVASSVAFLRSIEQDYEANLDDLLSGYTRAFTSRNISLLEYLDFMEAYLGNKKIILDATREVNERVEELNYTIGQDILK from the coding sequence ATGAGGCGCATTTTTTACAGCTTTTTATTTCTTCTTTCTCCTCTCTTTTTCTCTGTAGCTACGGCACAGCAAGACACGTTGCGGCTTACCCGTGTCCAATGCGAAGCTATCTTTTTAAAACAAAACCTGCAGTTAATGGCGGACAGGCTATCTATCCCGCACGCTGAGGCAATGGTGCTGCAGGCGGGGCTGTGGCCAAATCCAAATGTATCAATTGATGAAGTGAACCTGTGGGCTACACAAAAGCAGGTACAGGTATTTGGTGAAGGGCTGAAAGGTTTGGGCAACAGCAACTTTGGAAGAAATCAACAAATAAGTGTATCGGTAGAACAACTGGTGTTCACTGCCGGCAAACGAAAAAAACTGGTGGCGCTGGAACAGGTTGGGGTGGAGCAGTCCAAACAATATTTTGAAGAGCTACTGCGTAACCTAAAGCTCGAGCTGCGGCAACAACTTACTACAATGCAATACTTGCAGTTAAACCGAGGTATCTATGAGAACCAATTGCAGTCGGTGAAACAACTGACTGCAGCTTACCAGCGGCAGGTGCAGCGCGGTAACATACCACGTGGAGAACATACCAGGCTTAAGGCGCTGGAACTGGAATTGGCGAAGAATGCAAACGACCTGTCGCAGCAAATTTATGCTGCACAGAAGGAGTTGAAACTGCTTCTTCACTTAGATCCTACTACCACACTTGAGATCCTGCCTGCCGGTTTTGAGCGGGATCTCAAAGGGTTTGATCAACTGTCGCTGCACCAGCTGGTACTCGCTACCAAAGATCATCGTCCCGATCTTAAACTGGCTCAACTGGATAAAGATTACTCCAGCCGCTTGTATGATTATGAAAGAGCCATGCGCGTTCCCGACCTGACGCTAAAGGGTGGCTACGATCGTGGAGGCAACTTTATGTACAATTTTATTGGCTTTGGTGTGTCGCTCGATCTTCCATTTACCAACCGCAACCAGGGCAATATAAAAGCTGCGCAAATAGGGCTACAGCAGGCAAACCTGCGCCAGCAGCTAATGGTGCAAACGGTGGAGCAGGAGGCAGTGCTGGCATGGCAGAATGTGGCTTCTTCCGTAGCCTTCTTACGAAGCATTGAACAGGATTATGAGGCCAACCTTGATGACCTGCTTTCAGGCTATACCCGCGCCTTCACATCGCGCAATATCAGTCTGCTCGAATACCTCGATTTCATGGAAGCTTACCTGGGCAACAAGAAGATCATTCTTGATGCTACCAGGGAAGTGAACGAAAGAGTAGAAGAACTGAATTATACCATCGGACAAGACATTTTGAAATAA
- a CDS encoding efflux RND transporter periplasmic adaptor subunit, whose protein sequence is MKNSIFSLMLLTLLISSCKQNEKQALASQPSDFCLDDQLQKDLNIVQPGKKTIEEPISLTGAVEANPDKVVHFTSLVNGIVSATYFSLGDKVTKGQVLAELRSTELSSLQSELSSLSSQIQVAEQKKKSVQSMFDDGIASQKELSEAQSELDILRSQRQKVTADLSLYSASAGKGVFQIKAPASGIVTAKTVSAGTQITSEGEPLFTISNLNEVWVTVNVYASNIRNIQQGMPVEIKTLSYPGETFTGKIAAISQALDEEARVLKARVVLPNPGFRLKPGMLVDVMALKQQLVEAITVPTAALVFDNNQHYVVVQKDRCNIEARQVEVLANHNGTTFLHSTLSESDKIISKNHLLIYEQLKNFQK, encoded by the coding sequence ATGAAAAACTCCATTTTTTCTTTGATGCTCCTCACGCTGCTCATAAGCAGTTGCAAGCAAAATGAAAAGCAGGCGCTTGCGTCACAACCATCTGACTTCTGCCTTGATGACCAACTGCAAAAGGACCTCAATATTGTGCAGCCGGGTAAGAAGACAATAGAAGAACCCATTTCGCTAACAGGTGCTGTAGAGGCTAACCCCGATAAGGTGGTGCATTTTACCAGCCTTGTAAATGGCATTGTATCGGCTACTTATTTTTCACTGGGAGATAAAGTAACCAAAGGACAGGTACTTGCTGAATTGCGCAGTACCGAGTTAAGCTCGTTGCAGTCTGAGCTCTCTTCACTGTCGTCGCAGATACAGGTGGCGGAGCAAAAAAAGAAATCTGTTCAGTCCATGTTCGACGATGGTATTGCTTCGCAAAAGGAACTGTCGGAGGCGCAAAGCGAGCTGGACATACTGCGATCACAGCGCCAAAAGGTAACAGCTGATCTTTCACTGTACAGCGCAAGTGCAGGTAAAGGTGTGTTCCAGATAAAAGCACCTGCATCGGGTATAGTAACAGCAAAGACAGTATCAGCAGGCACACAGATCACTTCAGAAGGTGAGCCCCTGTTCACCATTTCTAATTTGAATGAAGTATGGGTAACGGTGAATGTATATGCTTCAAACATTCGTAACATACAGCAGGGAATGCCGGTGGAGATTAAAACACTATCGTATCCCGGCGAAACATTTACTGGCAAAATAGCAGCCATTTCACAAGCGCTGGATGAAGAGGCAAGGGTACTAAAGGCAAGGGTGGTGCTGCCCAATCCTGGTTTCCGCCTGAAGCCGGGAATGCTGGTAGATGTAATGGCACTCAAGCAGCAATTGGTAGAGGCCATTACCGTACCTACGGCTGCACTTGTTTTCGACAACAACCAGCATTATGTAGTGGTGCAAAAAGATCGTTGCAATATAGAAGCACGGCAGGTAGAGGTGCTGGCAAATCATAACGGTACCACCTTCCTTCATTCCACTTTATCAGAATCCGATAAGATCATATCCAAGAACCACCTGCTGATCTACGAGCAGTTGAAGAATTTCCAAAAGTAA
- a CDS encoding efflux RND transporter permease subunit — MQKFVQNIVAFSLKNYIVVFFLTALLLVVGIISYINTPIEAFPDVTNTRARIITQWPGRSAEEVEKFVTLPIMKQMNTVPRKSQVRSISLFGLSVVTVIFDDNVDDFYAQQYAANRLQGVDLPEGADAGIEPPYGATGEIFRYVLKSNKPIKELTALHDWVIERELVSVPGVADVVSFGGEEKIYEIKINPTEMANYDLSPLEVYDAVSKSNINVGGDVIERGSQAYVVRGVGLLESLEEIENILIEVRGSTPILVKHVAEVTVSAKPRLGVVGLQDSEDLVQGIVVMLRGENPGDVIARLKEKIAELNERILPKDVSIEPFIDRTDLVKTTVSTVSKNLIEGIILVSLIVFIFLNNWRLTVIVASVIPLSFLFAITMLRIMGMPANLISMGSLDFGLLLEGALVISEVVFVGLEKRAHQLGMERFNKISKSGIIKKSAGSVASYIFFALFILIIALLPIFAFQKVEGKMFSPLAYTLGFALFGSLILSLTYVPAMCKVLLTKNIVEKENLVTRSSRQGLFKMYLFTAKYKKGTLITFVALLVICIIGFLNHGTEFLPKLNEGAVYVRATLPNSINLEESKRLAKEMKAKLRTFNEVQFVLNQVGRPNDGTDPTGFFNIEFHIQLYPAKEWKRNINKDELIEEMRSTLQVYPGIVFGFSQPIQDNVEEYVAGVKSSLVVKIFGNDLFKLEEYADQVAGAIKDVKGIQDLNVYRNIGLPELRIKLDERRMGRYSVSMADAQAVIEMAIGGRAATSFYENERMFDVRLRFQKEYRNDQQKIGEILIPTMSGKKVPLREIADINFITGPTFIYREGSSRYIAVGFSIEGRDLGSTIEEAQAMVTKNVKLPPSVKMEWAGEFESKERATRQLAAIVPASLLLIIFLLWINFDRNLKDTLISCLVIPFAFIGGYLSLWLTGTIFGISAGIGFIILFGVATIDGIVLIGNIRQNLNSRQPLKAAISNAVFSRIRPILMIALMGSVGLLPAALSSGMGSEIQKPLAIMIVGGLIVCMILSLTVLPQVFYLAYRKTHINKDNK, encoded by the coding sequence ATGCAAAAGTTTGTTCAGAATATTGTAGCGTTCTCGCTCAAGAATTATATCGTCGTCTTTTTTCTTACTGCCTTGTTATTGGTAGTTGGAATCATCAGCTATATCAATACACCCATTGAAGCGTTTCCCGATGTTACCAACACACGTGCTCGCATCATTACCCAATGGCCAGGCCGTAGCGCCGAGGAGGTGGAGAAGTTTGTAACGCTTCCCATTATGAAGCAGATGAATACGGTACCGCGCAAGTCGCAGGTGCGTTCTATTTCATTGTTTGGATTGTCTGTAGTAACGGTAATTTTTGATGATAACGTAGATGATTTTTACGCCCAGCAATACGCTGCCAACAGGCTACAGGGTGTTGATCTTCCGGAAGGTGCCGATGCCGGTATAGAGCCTCCTTATGGTGCTACAGGAGAGATATTTCGTTATGTGCTGAAAAGCAATAAGCCTATTAAAGAGCTTACTGCCCTGCATGATTGGGTAATAGAAAGGGAACTCGTTTCTGTGCCGGGTGTAGCCGATGTGGTAAGCTTTGGTGGTGAAGAAAAGATCTACGAGATAAAGATCAACCCTACTGAAATGGCGAACTACGACCTGTCGCCGCTGGAGGTATATGATGCTGTGTCCAAGAGCAACATCAATGTAGGTGGTGATGTGATAGAGCGCGGTAGCCAGGCTTATGTAGTCCGCGGTGTTGGCTTGCTTGAAAGTTTAGAAGAAATAGAGAACATACTGATAGAAGTACGTGGCTCAACGCCCATTTTAGTGAAGCATGTAGCGGAAGTAACGGTGTCAGCAAAGCCAAGACTGGGTGTTGTAGGGCTGCAGGATTCTGAAGACCTGGTACAGGGAATAGTGGTGATGCTGCGTGGCGAAAACCCGGGAGACGTTATAGCAAGATTGAAAGAAAAAATTGCTGAACTGAATGAGCGTATTCTGCCAAAGGATGTTTCCATAGAACCTTTCATTGATCGCACAGATTTGGTAAAAACAACAGTGAGCACGGTAAGCAAGAACCTGATAGAAGGTATCATACTCGTGTCGCTGATCGTGTTTATTTTCCTGAACAACTGGAGGCTGACAGTAATTGTAGCGTCTGTCATTCCGCTGTCTTTCCTGTTCGCCATTACCATGCTGCGCATAATGGGAATGCCGGCCAACCTGATATCAATGGGTTCATTAGATTTTGGTTTACTACTGGAAGGAGCACTGGTGATATCTGAAGTGGTATTTGTAGGATTGGAGAAACGGGCCCACCAACTGGGCATGGAACGTTTCAATAAGATCTCCAAAAGCGGCATCATTAAGAAGAGTGCCGGCAGTGTGGCTTCTTATATCTTTTTCGCGCTTTTCATCCTCATCATTGCGCTGCTGCCCATATTCGCATTTCAAAAAGTAGAAGGGAAAATGTTCTCTCCACTTGCTTACACACTTGGCTTCGCCTTGTTTGGCTCGTTGATACTGAGCCTTACCTATGTGCCGGCTATGTGTAAGGTGCTGCTCACAAAAAACATCGTGGAAAAGGAAAACCTGGTTACCCGCTCATCGCGGCAGGGGCTGTTTAAAATGTACCTCTTTACAGCCAAGTATAAAAAAGGAACCCTAATCACATTCGTGGCATTGCTGGTCATTTGTATCATTGGTTTCCTGAACCATGGTACCGAGTTTTTGCCGAAGCTAAACGAGGGAGCTGTTTATGTACGAGCTACTTTACCTAACAGCATCAACCTGGAAGAATCAAAGCGGTTGGCTAAAGAGATGAAAGCAAAATTGCGCACGTTCAACGAAGTACAATTTGTACTGAACCAGGTGGGACGACCAAACGATGGCACCGATCCTACAGGCTTTTTCAATATAGAATTTCACATACAGCTTTATCCTGCCAAAGAGTGGAAGCGCAACATCAACAAAGATGAACTGATAGAAGAGATGCGGTCTACACTGCAGGTTTACCCGGGCATTGTGTTTGGCTTTAGCCAGCCCATACAAGACAACGTGGAGGAATACGTGGCAGGCGTAAAGAGCTCGCTGGTGGTGAAGATATTTGGCAACGACCTGTTTAAGCTGGAGGAATATGCTGACCAGGTAGCAGGTGCTATTAAGGATGTAAAGGGAATTCAAGATTTGAATGTTTACCGCAACATCGGCTTGCCTGAGCTACGTATAAAGCTGGATGAAAGAAGGATGGGCAGGTACAGCGTCTCAATGGCGGATGCACAGGCGGTGATAGAGATGGCCATAGGTGGACGTGCTGCAACCAGCTTCTACGAGAATGAACGCATGTTCGACGTGCGGCTGCGTTTTCAAAAAGAATATAGAAACGACCAGCAGAAGATAGGAGAGATACTGATACCAACGATGAGCGGTAAAAAGGTGCCGCTGCGCGAAATTGCTGACATCAACTTTATCACAGGTCCTACATTTATCTACCGCGAAGGAAGCAGCCGTTATATAGCTGTAGGCTTCAGTATAGAAGGACGTGATTTGGGTAGCACCATAGAAGAAGCACAGGCAATGGTGACCAAAAATGTAAAGCTACCGCCATCGGTAAAGATGGAGTGGGCAGGAGAATTTGAATCGAAAGAGCGGGCAACACGCCAGCTGGCAGCCATCGTTCCAGCATCATTGTTACTGATCATCTTCCTGCTGTGGATCAACTTCGACCGCAACCTGAAAGACACGCTGATTTCTTGCCTGGTTATACCGTTTGCTTTCATCGGTGGTTACCTGTCGCTATGGCTAACAGGAACGATCTTCGGTATATCTGCAGGTATCGGCTTCATCATCTTATTTGGTGTAGCTACCATTGATGGTATTGTGTTGATAGGCAACATACGCCAAAACCTGAACAGTCGGCAGCCACTAAAGGCCGCTATTTCAAATGCAGTATTCTCACGTATTCGTCCAATTTTAATGATAGCACTGATGGGTTCAGTGGGGCTATTACCTGCTGCGCTTTCCAGTGGTATGGGTTCTGAGATACAGAAGCCGTTAGCCATCATGATCGTAGGAGGATTGATCGTTTGTATGATACTGTCACTAACGGTGTTGCCGCAAGTGTTTTACCTGGCTTACCGTAAAACGCACATCAATAAGGATAACAAGTAG
- a CDS encoding bile acid:sodium symporter family protein produces MSERQTYGQRALKVLARFGMDTFILLLLAMIVLAWLFPQGGLGEGPWSLSRLSGYGVSFIFFFYGLKLNFGDLRAGLRNWRLHLVVHASSFILFPLLILSCKGLFTGETYPLWLGTFFLASLPSTVSSSVVMVSIAEGNIPAAIFNASISSIIGVFITPLWMSLVDVGSGDSMDTSDMITKLALQVLLPVFLGILLNRKWGQWAVRFKKQLKYFDQAVILSIVYTSFCESFAENLFSNIGMLELVLLGISLVLLFFIAYGLIMLVSKALSFNREDKITAVFCGSKKSLVHGTVMSKVLFANSTITGILLLPLMLYHALQLVIVSMIAQRMARGRK; encoded by the coding sequence ATGAGTGAAAGGCAGACATATGGGCAGCGGGCACTGAAGGTATTAGCCAGGTTTGGGATGGATACCTTTATCCTGTTGCTGCTGGCGATGATCGTGCTGGCCTGGCTGTTCCCGCAAGGTGGCTTAGGCGAAGGACCTTGGTCACTCTCCAGGCTTTCAGGATATGGCGTTTCATTCATCTTCTTTTTCTATGGACTAAAGCTGAATTTTGGTGACCTGCGTGCAGGGCTGCGCAACTGGCGCCTGCACCTGGTAGTCCATGCCAGTTCTTTCATATTGTTCCCGTTGCTCATACTAAGCTGCAAAGGCTTGTTTACTGGAGAGACCTATCCATTATGGTTGGGTACTTTCTTTTTGGCAAGCTTGCCATCCACGGTTTCTTCATCGGTAGTGATGGTATCAATAGCAGAAGGCAATATACCTGCAGCCATCTTCAACGCCAGTATCTCCAGCATCATAGGTGTGTTCATTACACCGCTTTGGATGAGCCTGGTGGATGTTGGATCTGGTGATAGCATGGATACTTCTGACATGATCACAAAGCTTGCCTTGCAAGTCTTGTTGCCGGTGTTCCTGGGCATTCTGCTAAACAGGAAGTGGGGCCAGTGGGCGGTAAGATTTAAGAAACAGCTAAAGTATTTCGACCAGGCTGTTATCCTGTCGATCGTTTATACTTCGTTCTGCGAGTCGTTTGCAGAGAACCTGTTCAGCAATATCGGGATGCTGGAACTGGTGTTATTGGGAATAAGCCTGGTGCTGCTTTTCTTCATTGCCTACGGCCTGATCATGCTGGTCTCCAAGGCGCTTTCTTTCAATCGTGAAGATAAGATTACAGCCGTCTTTTGCGGCTCTAAAAAGTCGCTGGTACACGGTACTGTTATGTCAAAAGTTTTATTTGCTAATAGTACCATCACCGGCATATTGTTGTTGCCGTTGATGCTGTACCATGCACTGCAACTGGTAATCGTAAGCATGATAGCACAGAGGATGGCGAGGGGGAGGAAGTAG
- a CDS encoding tetratricopeptide repeat protein — protein sequence MRKLMLLLCLATYVSSYAQPLDEILQKAKSFIDAEQFAKADILLATYGQRHPHPHITQLHAQVLYTQKRTAEAASKYAEGIELFPGAYYLHLHYGRMLFQTGNLHAAEQQLQQYLAIDTTSVEGNIMLAYLLVWKGNVNKSKKICHRLLQSYPNNNDILALQSYLDLQYSSFVKGGYQYLSDDQPVTATLYNIEAAMPRSASLHPHIAATFFNYNTSSSVLKGGIVKAGNTFRFGYKTLFRTDAGIYMPHGKIFFIGSAGLTQKISSSVSVQVEGALLPYQFTVASLLQPFTYSQFSGAIQYNKKEKWLGKAAVEVQGFDDGSQVFTGYGWLLLPVVHKENFSLKTGYSFSYANATANTYRPAASHDQVIATQALYTTIAGRYQPVFTPKNQQVHAVLLNSNVALAKGWHLLVNGSVAAKASADNPVLILEKNNSNAFVINKYFYRQPYTPVEVSASLQAQVAPALSLQANYQYSSLFFYTRNSMNLQLNYRFIHARKN from the coding sequence TTGAGAAAATTAATGCTCCTGCTTTGCCTGGCTACCTATGTTAGCTCCTACGCTCAGCCACTTGACGAAATATTACAGAAAGCAAAATCATTTATTGATGCGGAACAATTTGCAAAAGCAGATATACTGCTGGCAACGTACGGTCAGCGCCATCCGCACCCGCACATCACACAGCTTCATGCACAGGTTCTTTATACCCAAAAACGTACAGCGGAGGCAGCAAGCAAATATGCAGAAGGCATTGAGCTATTTCCTGGTGCATATTACCTGCACTTGCACTATGGCAGGATGTTGTTTCAAACAGGTAACCTGCATGCAGCCGAACAACAGCTGCAGCAATACCTGGCAATAGATACAACCAGTGTAGAAGGTAATATCATGCTCGCTTACTTGCTGGTTTGGAAGGGTAACGTGAACAAATCAAAAAAGATCTGTCATCGATTGCTTCAGTCATACCCAAACAATAATGATATACTTGCTCTGCAGTCATACCTTGATCTTCAATATTCGTCCTTTGTAAAAGGAGGATATCAATACCTATCCGATGATCAGCCTGTTACAGCAACTCTTTATAATATAGAAGCAGCTATGCCACGGTCGGCTAGTCTTCATCCGCATATTGCTGCTACGTTTTTCAACTACAATACAAGCAGCAGTGTATTGAAGGGTGGCATTGTAAAAGCTGGCAACACTTTCCGGTTTGGTTACAAAACGCTATTCCGAACGGATGCAGGCATTTATATGCCTCACGGCAAAATATTCTTCATTGGCAGTGCCGGGCTCACACAAAAAATCAGTTCATCAGTAAGTGTACAGGTAGAGGGTGCGCTGTTGCCTTACCAGTTTACAGTAGCCAGTTTGTTGCAGCCTTTCACCTATAGTCAATTCTCAGGTGCTATCCAGTACAATAAGAAGGAGAAATGGTTAGGAAAAGCAGCTGTGGAGGTTCAAGGATTTGATGACGGAAGCCAGGTTTTTACCGGGTATGGTTGGTTGCTACTACCTGTTGTGCATAAAGAGAACTTCTCGCTGAAAACAGGCTATAGTTTTAGCTATGCCAATGCAACAGCAAACACTTACCGTCCTGCTGCTTCGCACGACCAGGTAATAGCTACACAGGCTCTTTATACTACCATAGCAGGTAGATACCAGCCGGTGTTTACGCCAAAGAACCAGCAGGTGCATGCAGTGCTTCTTAATTCAAATGTAGCCCTTGCCAAAGGGTGGCACTTGTTGGTGAACGGAAGCGTAGCTGCAAAAGCATCAGCAGATAACCCGGTATTGATACTGGAGAAGAATAACAGCAACGCATTCGTGATCAATAAATATTTCTACCGCCAGCCATATACGCCTGTAGAAGTTTCAGCATCGCTGCAAGCGCAAGTTGCGCCTGCACTTTCCCTACAAGCCAACTACCAGTACAGTAGTTTATTCTTCTATACACGCAACAGCATGAACCTCCAATTAAACTATCGATTTATACATGCAAGAAAGAATTGA